One window from the genome of Pantoea cypripedii encodes:
- a CDS encoding aspartate-semialdehyde dehydrogenase produces MSDGWNIALLGATGAVGNAVLELLAERQFPVGEIYLLASENSAGETLRFDGRSVRVQDAAEFDWSQAQLAFFAAGPSAAARYAEEAASQGCLVIDSSDVFALEPDVPLVVPDVNPQVLADYRNRNIICVADSLVSQLLSAIKPLVDAAGLGRLQVTNLISVSSDGKKAVDALAGESARLLNGVPADEHYYGRQLAFNLLPQLVDNQGSVESERRLVDQVRKVLQDEGLPIAVSSVQVPVFYGNAQIVHLENLRPLSAEEARDELARADDIRLSDEGDYPTQVQDASGNGELSIGCVRNDYGIPELLQFWSVADNIRFGGALMAVKTAEKLVQEYLY; encoded by the coding sequence ATGTCTGACGGCTGGAATATTGCGCTACTGGGCGCGACAGGCGCAGTAGGGAACGCTGTACTGGAACTGCTGGCGGAACGCCAGTTCCCGGTTGGTGAAATTTATTTGCTGGCGAGCGAAAACAGCGCCGGAGAAACGTTGCGTTTTGATGGCCGCTCGGTGCGGGTGCAGGATGCGGCAGAATTTGACTGGTCGCAGGCGCAGCTGGCGTTCTTTGCCGCTGGCCCCAGCGCGGCGGCACGTTATGCCGAAGAAGCTGCCAGCCAGGGTTGCCTGGTGATCGACAGCAGCGATGTGTTCGCGCTGGAGCCGGACGTGCCGCTGGTGGTGCCGGATGTGAACCCGCAGGTGCTGGCGGATTACCGCAACCGCAACATTATCTGTGTGGCGGATAGCCTGGTCAGCCAGCTGCTGAGCGCCATCAAACCGCTGGTTGATGCCGCGGGTCTGGGACGTTTACAGGTGACCAACCTGATCTCCGTTTCCAGTGACGGCAAAAAAGCGGTGGATGCGCTGGCGGGAGAGAGCGCGCGTTTGCTGAACGGCGTCCCGGCGGATGAACATTATTATGGTCGCCAGCTGGCGTTCAACCTGTTGCCACAGCTGGTGGACAATCAGGGCAGCGTGGAAAGCGAACGTCGCCTGGTGGATCAGGTGCGTAAGGTGTTGCAGGACGAAGGCTTGCCGATTGCGGTCAGCAGCGTGCAGGTGCCGGTGTTCTACGGCAATGCGCAGATCGTGCATCTGGAGAATCTGCGTCCGCTGTCTGCCGAAGAAGCGCGTGATGAACTGGCGCGGGCGGATGATATCCGTCTGAGCGACGAGGGTGACTATCCAACCCAGGTACAGGATGCTTCCGGCAACGGTGAACTGAGCATCGGTTGTGTCCGCAATGATTACGGTATTCCTGAGCTGCTGCAATTCTGGTCAGTGGCTGACAACATTCGTTTCGGCGGCGCGCTGATGGCGGTGAAAACTGCTGAGAAGTTGGTGCAGGAGTATTTGTATTAA
- the pdxB gene encoding 4-phosphoerythronate dehydrogenase PdxB produces MKILVDENMPYARELFSRTGEVLAVPGRPLPEAELADASGLMVRSVTKVNAALLAGTPVKFVGTATAGTDHIDETSLAEAGIAFSAAPGCNAIAVVEYVFSSLLLLAERDGFNLRDRTVGIVGVGNVGGRLQKRLQAWGVKTLLSDPPRADRGDAEDFHSLDELVAQADILTFHTPLFKDGPYKSWHLADAALLMALRPNTILINACRGPVVDNAALLAVLNMRQDLSVVLDVWEPEPELSLELLDKVDIATAHIAGYTLEGKARGTTQVFEAWCEFLGQPQQVPLESLLPAPEFGSIRLHGKLDQPVLKRLVHLVYDVRRDDAPLRKVAAQPGEFDRLRKQYEERREWSSLQVICDDAAAADMLNQLGFRATLQSADA; encoded by the coding sequence GTGAAAATTCTCGTCGATGAAAACATGCCGTATGCCCGTGAACTCTTTAGCCGCACCGGTGAGGTGCTGGCGGTACCGGGACGTCCCTTACCGGAAGCTGAGCTCGCTGACGCCAGCGGGCTGATGGTGCGATCGGTGACCAAAGTTAACGCGGCGTTGCTGGCCGGTACGCCGGTGAAATTTGTCGGCACCGCAACAGCGGGCACTGACCATATCGATGAGACCTCGCTGGCGGAAGCGGGCATCGCCTTCTCCGCAGCACCGGGCTGCAATGCCATTGCGGTGGTGGAATATGTTTTCTCTTCGCTGCTGCTGCTGGCGGAGCGCGATGGTTTTAACCTGCGTGACCGTACCGTAGGGATTGTTGGCGTGGGCAATGTCGGTGGGCGTCTGCAAAAACGCTTGCAGGCCTGGGGCGTGAAAACTCTGTTGAGCGATCCGCCGCGTGCCGATCGTGGTGATGCAGAGGATTTCCACTCGCTGGATGAACTGGTGGCGCAGGCCGATATTCTCACCTTCCATACGCCGTTATTTAAAGATGGCCCATATAAAAGCTGGCATCTGGCCGATGCGGCGCTGCTGATGGCGCTGCGGCCCAATACCATTCTGATCAACGCCTGCCGTGGTCCGGTGGTGGATAACGCCGCGCTGCTGGCAGTGCTGAACATGCGCCAGGATCTCAGCGTGGTGCTGGATGTGTGGGAGCCGGAACCCGAGCTGTCGCTGGAACTGCTGGATAAAGTGGACATTGCCACTGCGCATATCGCGGGTTACACCCTTGAAGGCAAGGCGCGCGGCACCACCCAGGTGTTTGAAGCCTGGTGCGAGTTTCTCGGCCAGCCGCAGCAGGTGCCGCTGGAAAGCCTGCTGCCCGCCCCGGAATTTGGCAGCATTCGCTTACACGGCAAGCTGGATCAGCCGGTGCTGAAACGTCTGGTGCACCTGGTGTATGATGTGCGCCGCGATGATGCCCCTCTGCGTAAAGTGGCGGCGCAGCCGGGCGAGTTTGACCGCCTGCGTAAGCAATATGAAGAACGTCGTGAATGGTCGTCGTTGCAGGTGATTTGCGATGATGCTGCCGCGGCTGACATGCTTAATCAACTTGGGTTCCGCGCCACGTTGCAATCGGCAGATGCCTGA
- a CDS encoding AraC family transcriptional regulator, whose amino-acid sequence MSLQVEYQPPLDASQLRYFIRFEQANAKTEYLPHAHAWGQLIFVKSHVLEMEVEGERLLTPADMPIWIPPGQRHSSYNHRQAQFRTFNIAADLCLGLPPQACLLNADAIVHAIMDEFAQRNLEQPRSDADWRLCEVLCDRLRLAPLHKSYLPTSDDKFLAPILHALQAHPGDNTTLAQWAKRVFTTERTLARRCQQQLNMSFSEWRQRLRFLRAITLLEQGMSVQAIAFELGYSSASALIVMFQHQAGTTPDRYRSRLG is encoded by the coding sequence ATGAGTTTACAGGTTGAATATCAGCCGCCGCTCGATGCCTCACAACTGCGCTACTTTATCCGCTTCGAGCAGGCCAATGCGAAAACCGAATATCTGCCCCACGCCCACGCCTGGGGGCAGCTGATTTTCGTCAAAAGCCATGTGCTGGAGATGGAGGTGGAAGGGGAGCGCCTGCTGACACCCGCCGATATGCCGATCTGGATCCCACCCGGCCAGCGCCACAGCAGCTATAACCACCGTCAGGCGCAGTTTCGCACCTTCAACATTGCCGCCGATCTTTGCCTGGGTTTGCCGCCGCAAGCCTGCCTGCTGAATGCGGATGCTATCGTTCATGCCATTATGGATGAATTTGCCCAACGCAACCTGGAGCAACCGCGCAGTGACGCAGACTGGCGACTGTGCGAGGTGCTGTGTGACCGGCTGCGCCTCGCACCATTACATAAAAGTTACCTGCCTACCTCGGACGACAAATTTCTTGCACCGATTCTGCACGCCTTACAGGCACACCCCGGCGATAACACCACGCTGGCACAATGGGCTAAGCGGGTGTTTACCACCGAGCGTACGCTGGCGCGGCGTTGTCAGCAGCAACTGAATATGTCCTTCAGCGAGTGGCGACAACGCCTGCGCTTTTTGCGCGCGATTACCTTGCTGGAGCAAGGGATGAGTGTCCAGGCGATAGCTTTTGAGCTGGGCTACAGCTCTGCTTCGGCGCTGATTGTGATGTTTCAGCACCAGGCGGGGACCACACCGGATCGCTATCGCAGCCGGTTAGGTTAA